A single Chloroflexota bacterium DNA region contains:
- the recR gene encoding recombination mediator RecR → MQPIAEPVARLIEELNKLPSIGPKTAQRLTFFLLRMPAEQARSLAEAILDVKERIIFCSVCFNITEENPCSICQGRGRDRTKICVVEEPLDVLAIERTREYMGLYHVLHGAISPMEGIGPEELKIKELLQRLRSSQVEEVILATNPNLEGEATATYIARLIQPLGIRVTRLARGLPIGGDLEYADEVTLTRALEGRREI, encoded by the coding sequence ATGCAACCAATCGCTGAGCCTGTAGCCAGGCTCATCGAAGAGCTCAACAAATTGCCCAGTATCGGACCGAAGACGGCTCAACGGCTAACCTTCTTCCTCCTGCGTATGCCGGCAGAGCAAGCCAGAAGCTTGGCCGAGGCGATCCTGGATGTCAAAGAGAGGATCATCTTCTGTTCGGTATGCTTCAATATCACTGAGGAGAACCCCTGCTCAATCTGTCAGGGTCGTGGCCGCGATCGAACCAAGATCTGCGTAGTGGAAGAGCCCTTGGACGTCTTAGCCATCGAGCGGACACGAGAATATATGGGGCTATACCATGTATTACATGGGGCCATCTCTCCTATGGAGGGGATAGGGCCCGAAGAATTAAAGATAAAGGAACTTCTCCAGCGTCTGCGCTCCAGCCAGGTAGAGGAAGTCATCCTGGCCACCAACCCGAACCTTGAGGGTGAGGCAACGGCTACCTACATAGCCCGCCTGATCCAACCCTTGGGGATTCGAGTGACCCGCTTAGCCCGTGGCTTGCCCATAGGAGGAGACCTCGAATACGCCGATGAGGTTACCCTCACCCGTGCCCTGGAAGGGCGTCGCGAGATCTAG
- the alr gene encoding alanine racemase: MVYLEDILKATAGRTFGEVFHREFDGFSYDSRKLRPGELFLAVRTGKADGHDYILEACRAGAAAVLSEREIDLSAFGATCVVVEDTRQALKRWASFILQKYKPEVIAVTGSVGKTSTQKAIVAVLSQGYGGTPAVFENDNYNDLYGLPIALGRLSATHEKAVLEMASDSFGEIAELCGLTAPRIGVVTNVAESHLQYLGSLDNLAEEYGQLVAALPDDGVAILNGDDVRVSALRGKTEARVISYGRSPESDLWARDVVAGTEGIQFEFHWGEQVQRVRLPLLGEHSVYTALAAIAVGLSCGYVLEEIIPSLAQLTPLPGRLNPLKGLQGTILLDDTFSASPPSALAALRTLSTFPGRRIFVCGDMLGLGSFMEEGHQLVGRRAVEMADYLVTKGDRAELIAQGARRAGMAPHQVAITYTPDDVLKSLVPRLQSGDVVLVKGSEEARMEKVVEGLLADKNEAPFVLVRQDPGWRQKVSLCQERPTWVEIDLGAIAYNLQRIKALVGSSVEVMAVLKADAYGHGILRVARTALLNGASLLGTACLSEAVGLRERGITAPILILGYTPPWQAREVVRYDLRAAVFSLDVARHLSRAAVSQKRPALVHIKVDTGMARLGLAPTEVLSFAEQVRELPNIQIEGIFTHFAKADVRDDPYTLYQLAQFEKVLRQLADRGIVVRYVHAANSAAILTRPQSHFNLVRLGIAMYGLDPSSEVRCPPDFKRALSFKTQVAQVKHLPAGSCISYGCTYVTTRPSVIAVLPVGYGDGFRRAPNHWGEVLVRGQRAPIVGTVCMDMCMIDVTDIPNVRQGDEVVLIGEQGHESITVEEVARRLGTINYEVVSEILARVPREITTRATPG, translated from the coding sequence ATGGTCTATCTGGAGGACATCCTCAAAGCCACCGCCGGGCGTACCTTCGGTGAGGTCTTTCATAGGGAGTTCGATGGCTTCAGTTATGATTCGCGCAAGTTGAGGCCGGGGGAACTGTTCCTGGCCGTCAGGACCGGGAAAGCGGACGGACACGATTACATCCTGGAGGCTTGTCGAGCTGGGGCAGCCGCTGTGCTCTCTGAGCGGGAGATCGACCTGAGCGCCTTTGGTGCCACTTGCGTCGTCGTGGAGGACACGCGTCAGGCCTTGAAACGTTGGGCGAGTTTCATCCTCCAAAAATATAAGCCAGAGGTGATTGCTGTTACCGGTAGCGTGGGCAAGACGAGCACTCAAAAGGCGATCGTAGCCGTGCTCAGCCAGGGATATGGAGGAACACCGGCCGTCTTTGAAAATGATAACTATAACGATCTCTATGGACTGCCCATCGCCCTGGGCAGACTCTCGGCCACACACGAGAAGGCTGTATTGGAGATGGCCAGCGACAGCTTCGGCGAGATCGCTGAGCTTTGCGGCCTTACCGCACCGCGTATCGGGGTGGTCACTAACGTGGCTGAGTCCCATTTGCAGTATCTCGGCTCTCTGGACAACCTGGCTGAGGAGTATGGTCAGCTCGTGGCTGCCCTCCCGGATGATGGCGTGGCCATCCTCAATGGCGATGACGTCCGGGTCAGTGCGTTGCGGGGAAAGACGGAGGCCAGAGTGATCTCCTATGGTCGAAGTCCAGAATCTGACCTCTGGGCCAGAGATGTGGTGGCTGGAACAGAGGGAATCCAGTTCGAATTTCACTGGGGCGAGCAAGTCCAGCGAGTGCGGCTTCCCCTTCTTGGCGAGCACAGCGTGTATACGGCGCTGGCGGCCATCGCTGTCGGTCTATCCTGTGGCTACGTTCTGGAGGAGATCATCCCCAGCTTAGCTCAGCTGACCCCCTTGCCTGGCCGCTTGAATCCTCTTAAGGGGCTGCAGGGCACCATCCTCCTCGATGATACCTTCAGTGCCAGCCCTCCCTCGGCCCTGGCTGCTCTCAGGACGCTTTCCACTTTCCCGGGGCGTAGGATCTTCGTTTGTGGTGATATGCTGGGGTTGGGTTCCTTTATGGAGGAGGGGCATCAGCTGGTGGGACGCCGGGCGGTCGAGATGGCTGATTATCTGGTCACCAAGGGTGACCGGGCCGAGCTGATCGCTCAGGGGGCGAGGAGGGCTGGGATGGCGCCGCATCAGGTCGCCATAACCTATACGCCTGATGATGTCCTCAAAAGCCTTGTCCCGCGACTACAGAGTGGTGATGTGGTCTTAGTGAAGGGCTCAGAAGAGGCGCGCATGGAGAAGGTGGTGGAAGGGCTACTGGCTGATAAAAACGAGGCGCCGTTCGTCCTGGTGCGTCAGGATCCTGGTTGGAGGCAAAAGGTGTCTCTCTGTCAGGAGAGACCAACTTGGGTTGAGATCGATTTGGGGGCGATCGCCTACAACCTGCAACGGATCAAAGCGCTGGTTGGTTCCAGCGTGGAGGTTATGGCCGTTCTGAAGGCCGATGCTTATGGCCATGGCATCCTTCGCGTGGCCCGCACGGCTCTCCTGAATGGGGCCTCTCTGCTGGGAACGGCCTGTCTGAGTGAGGCCGTGGGCTTGCGCGAGCGAGGGATCACCGCTCCAATCCTCATCCTCGGCTATACCCCTCCCTGGCAGGCCAGGGAGGTTGTTCGCTATGACCTGCGGGCCGCCGTCTTTTCCCTGGACGTGGCCAGACATCTCTCGCGGGCCGCTGTGTCCCAGAAACGCCCGGCCCTTGTGCATATAAAGGTGGATACTGGCATGGCCAGGCTGGGACTTGCTCCCACCGAGGTGCTGAGCTTCGCCGAACAGGTGCGCGAGTTGCCCAACATCCAGATTGAGGGAATCTTCACCCACTTCGCTAAGGCTGATGTCAGGGATGACCCGTACACCCTGTACCAGCTGGCCCAGTTCGAGAAAGTGCTGCGCCAACTGGCGGACAGAGGCATTGTCGTTCGCTATGTGCATGCGGCCAACAGTGCGGCCATCCTGACGCGGCCGCAGTCCCATTTTAACCTGGTGCGCCTGGGGATCGCCATGTATGGGCTTGATCCCTCCAGCGAGGTGAGGTGTCCGCCCGATTTCAAGCGGGCTCTTTCCTTCAAAACCCAGGTGGCTCAGGTGAAACATTTGCCAGCCGGCAGCTGTATCAGTTACGGCTGTACTTATGTTACCACTCGGCCATCGGTCATCGCCGTGCTGCCAGTGGGCTACGGCGATGGCTTCCGCAGGGCTCCGAACCATTGGGGCGAGGTGCTGGTGCGTGGTCAAAGGGCACCCATCGTGGGCACCGTGTGCATGGATATGTGCATGATCGATGTAACCGACATCCCTAATGTGCGCCAGGGCGATGAAGTGGTTCTTATCGGTGAACAAGGGCATGAGAGCATCACTGTTGAGGAGGTGGCCAGGAGGCTGGGGACGATCAATTACGAGGTAGTCTCTGAGATATTGGCTCGGGTACCCCGTGAGATCACCACCCGAGCCACACCTGGTTGA
- a CDS encoding class I SAM-dependent methyltransferase, translating to MSKQSPELRSYWEGRAEAIDNYYSWRLPGLEEIVRRIEATLGDTAGIILDLGCGPGLPGAMLKRKVIGVDFTVSMIQKARRRLNHVVLADLFALPFADKAFAAAMCLFVISDYAEKDAFFREAHRVLEDGALFFLADYSPNDGWMGWLRNELICSAMEGHAPVYLEDLPTLALCGQTAGFEPLSAKRIPMQLSLRVTDILARYAHLEKEKTILARMSALGMQRHGCYTIQREFLFLILRKCPRSRDALPGHG from the coding sequence ATGAGCAAGCAGTCTCCAGAGCTAAGATCATATTGGGAGGGACGGGCCGAGGCCATCGACAACTACTATTCCTGGCGTCTGCCTGGACTTGAGGAGATCGTCAGACGTATCGAGGCCACGTTGGGGGATACGGCTGGCATAATTCTCGACCTCGGCTGCGGACCGGGACTGCCTGGGGCTATGCTGAAGCGCAAGGTCATCGGAGTAGATTTCACCGTGAGTATGATACAGAAGGCTCGCCGGCGCCTGAACCACGTCGTCCTCGCCGACCTCTTTGCCTTACCCTTCGCCGATAAGGCCTTCGCCGCAGCCATGTGCCTCTTTGTCATCAGTGACTATGCCGAAAAGGACGCCTTCTTTCGGGAAGCGCATCGGGTGCTCGAAGATGGGGCATTGTTCTTCCTGGCCGACTACTCACCCAACGATGGCTGGATGGGATGGTTGCGGAATGAGCTTATTTGCAGCGCCATGGAGGGACACGCCCCGGTATACCTGGAGGATCTGCCCACCCTGGCTCTCTGTGGACAGACGGCAGGCTTTGAACCCCTCTCAGCCAAGAGAATTCCCATGCAGTTGTCTCTAAGGGTCACGGATATACTGGCTCGCTATGCTCATCTGGAGAAGGAGAAGACGATTCTAGCCCGTATGAGTGCGCTCGGAATGCAACGGCACGGATGCTATACGATACAGCGGGAGTTCCTTTTCCTCATCCTCAGGAAGTGCCCTAGATCTCGCGACGCCCTTCCAGGGCACGGGTGA
- a CDS encoding TldD/PmbA family protein, producing MRALCERALNLAQVQGASYADVRIVHRQYQTIVVKNGKVEALAMDEDYGFGIRVIVAEAWGFASSSKVTPLEIDRRTSLAIRIAKASSQLKRQEVNLGPPRKMIDNYRTLVKIDPFSVPIERKIELLLAADAAMRRIKGIKVTRGSIGLVREIKTFASTEGSYIEQEIIETGAGIEATAVGNGDVQKRSYPNSFARHQGTAGYEFIEEMHLLQNAPRIAEEAVQLLTAKQCPSDVITTIILDPTQLALQLHESCGHPVELDRVLGTEADYAGTSFLTVDKLGTFRYGSEIVNITADATIPGGLGTFGYDDEGTPAQRSPIVREGLFVGYLTSRETATLLGQTSNGAARADGWNRIPIIRMTNINLEPEDWGWDDLLADTEEGIYMQTNKSWSIDDKRLNFQFGTEIAWEIKKGKLGAILKNATYTGITPQFWASCDAICNADYWRIWGTPNCGKGQPLQSAHVGHGTAPARFRSVRVGLMKG from the coding sequence GTGAGGGCTCTTTGCGAGCGTGCTTTAAATCTAGCCCAGGTCCAAGGAGCCAGCTACGCCGATGTCAGGATAGTCCACCGGCAATACCAGACCATCGTGGTCAAGAATGGTAAGGTTGAAGCCTTAGCTATGGACGAGGACTACGGCTTCGGCATACGGGTAATCGTCGCTGAGGCCTGGGGCTTCGCCAGCAGCTCCAAGGTTACACCTTTGGAGATAGATCGTCGCACATCTCTCGCCATTCGCATCGCTAAGGCCAGCAGTCAACTGAAACGTCAAGAGGTTAACCTGGGCCCCCCTCGTAAGATGATAGATAACTATCGTACACTGGTAAAGATCGATCCTTTCTCCGTTCCCATCGAACGCAAGATTGAACTCCTCCTGGCGGCCGATGCGGCGATGCGCCGCATAAAGGGGATTAAGGTGACGCGGGGAAGCATCGGCCTGGTTCGGGAGATAAAGACCTTTGCCAGCACTGAAGGAAGCTATATCGAACAGGAGATAATCGAGACTGGTGCCGGGATCGAGGCCACTGCCGTCGGCAATGGCGATGTCCAAAAACGCAGCTATCCTAATTCCTTCGCCCGTCACCAGGGCACAGCCGGGTACGAGTTCATCGAGGAGATGCACCTCTTGCAGAATGCACCACGCATCGCCGAGGAAGCGGTACAACTGCTTACGGCCAAGCAGTGTCCCAGCGATGTCATCACGACAATCATCCTTGACCCTACCCAATTGGCTCTCCAGTTGCATGAGTCGTGTGGCCATCCGGTGGAGCTTGACCGTGTCCTGGGGACCGAGGCCGATTACGCCGGCACGAGCTTCTTGACCGTGGACAAGTTGGGGACCTTTCGCTACGGCTCAGAGATTGTCAACATCACTGCTGATGCCACTATCCCGGGCGGCTTAGGTACCTTTGGCTACGACGATGAGGGGACACCGGCGCAACGCTCCCCAATTGTCCGCGAGGGTCTCTTTGTGGGCTATCTGACCTCTCGTGAAACGGCCACCTTGCTTGGACAGACAAGCAACGGTGCGGCGCGGGCAGATGGCTGGAACCGCATCCCTATCATCCGCATGACTAATATTAACCTTGAACCTGAGGACTGGGGCTGGGATGACTTGCTGGCTGATACGGAAGAAGGCATCTACATGCAAACAAATAAGAGCTGGAGCATTGATGACAAGCGACTGAACTTTCAGTTTGGAACAGAGATTGCCTGGGAGATCAAAAAGGGCAAGTTGGGGGCAATATTGAAGAATGCCACTTACACCGGCATTACCCCCCAATTTTGGGCCAGCTGTGATGCCATCTGCAACGCTGATTACTGGCGGATTTGGGGCACCCCCAATTGTGGGAAGGGGCAGCCGCTGCAGTCGGCCCACGTTGGTCACGGTACCGCTCCCGCCAGGTTCCGCAGCGTCCGCGTGGGCTTAATGAAGGGTTAG
- a CDS encoding zinc ribbon domain-containing protein, whose product MPIYEFCCGDCHYKFELLRSLEHSSDAATCPRCGGEVKRLLSTFASFSKGEGGETKSLGNSSCATCSATSCATCR is encoded by the coding sequence GTGCCTATTTACGAATTCTGCTGTGGCGATTGTCATTACAAATTCGAGCTGCTCCGCAGCCTGGAGCACAGTAGCGATGCAGCCACCTGCCCGCGCTGCGGCGGTGAAGTGAAACGGCTCCTTTCAACCTTCGCCTCTTTCAGCAAGGGCGAGGGTGGAGAGACGAAGTCGCTGGGCAACAGCAGTTGCGCCACTTGCTCTGCCACCAGCTGTGCCACCTGCCGTTGA
- the deoC gene encoding deoxyribose-phosphate aldolase produces MDLSLAAMAKMIDHAILQPTATGREVEEGCALARRFQVATVCVKPYYVPQAYELLKNSTVQVSTVIGFLHGGQLSQVKSYEAILAMEQGAAEIDMVCNIGAVKSGDWEAVRQDIRAVVVAARERNVPVKVILEICYLTEEEKRRLCLLIRDEGAAFVKTSTGFGTAGATVEDVRLLRSIAGPALGIKAAGGIRTLDDLQQMVAAGATRIGTSSTAAILEEAARRGFPAS; encoded by the coding sequence ATGGACCTTTCCCTTGCGGCTATGGCCAAGATGATCGATCACGCTATCCTACAGCCAACGGCGACCGGACGGGAGGTGGAGGAGGGCTGCGCCCTGGCCCGGCGTTTTCAGGTAGCCACCGTTTGCGTTAAGCCCTACTACGTACCTCAGGCCTACGAGTTACTAAAAAACTCAACGGTGCAGGTCAGCACCGTCATAGGCTTCCTGCACGGTGGGCAGCTGAGCCAGGTAAAGAGCTACGAGGCCATCCTGGCCATGGAGCAAGGGGCAGCCGAGATCGATATGGTCTGCAATATTGGGGCAGTGAAATCTGGCGACTGGGAGGCTGTGCGACAAGATATTCGAGCAGTCGTAGTCGCGGCGAGAGAGCGTAATGTTCCAGTGAAGGTCATCCTGGAGATATGTTATCTTACTGAAGAGGAGAAGCGGAGGCTCTGCTTGCTGATCCGGGATGAGGGCGCCGCCTTCGTCAAGACATCCACCGGCTTCGGGACGGCCGGAGCCACGGTCGAAGATGTCCGCTTGCTGCGCTCCATCGCTGGGCCAGCGCTAGGTATCAAGGCCGCAGGCGGCATTCGCACCCTGGATGACCTGCAACAAATGGTTGCCGCCGGTGCCACACGCATCGGGACCAGCAGCACAGCGGCCATCCTGGAGGAAGCCGCCCGGCGGGGATTCCCAGCGTCCTGA
- a CDS encoding TldD/PmbA family protein, translating into MLGEERALRLLERVLTQTKGDQVEVVLLGNNSQLTRFANSYIHQNVAESNMGLRLRLVLGKRVGVASTNDLSQEGIRKVVETATIITQLQEENPDFASLPAPAPITKVNAFVRRTAEYQPEQRARIVGTICRLSSENGLNAAGSFATARYEIAVANSLGVRAYHCGTVADINTVIMSDTSSGYADLSSLDVADIDAEALAKEAIAKALRGRNPTTIPPGEYEVILEEYATLDILDMLAYCGFSASAMQEERSFMKGKFGQRIVGANISIWDDGLDRSGFPLPFDYEGVPKGRVDMIRGGIAQAVVYDSYTATKEGKRSTGHALPAPNTWGPYPMNMFMQAGEASKENMIASTRKGIWVTRFWYTRPVHPLQVIITGMTRDGTFLIENGEVTRPLRNLRFTQSYLEALSNVQMIGKTTKLQRDPSGLSSARVPALKIASWTFQDATPYL; encoded by the coding sequence ATGTTAGGCGAGGAAAGGGCTTTACGTCTCCTGGAGCGTGTTCTGACCCAGACAAAAGGCGACCAGGTAGAGGTCGTCTTGTTAGGCAATAATTCTCAGCTGACCAGATTCGCCAACTCCTATATCCATCAAAATGTGGCCGAGAGTAACATGGGGCTGCGCCTCCGTCTGGTATTGGGGAAAAGGGTGGGGGTCGCCTCCACTAACGACCTTAGCCAAGAGGGAATACGCAAAGTGGTTGAGACGGCTACCATTATCACTCAACTTCAGGAGGAGAATCCTGATTTCGCATCGCTGCCTGCCCCAGCACCTATAACAAAGGTCAACGCTTTCGTCCGTCGCACAGCCGAATATCAGCCGGAACAACGAGCCAGGATCGTTGGCACCATCTGCCGATTATCCAGCGAGAATGGGCTGAATGCCGCGGGGTCTTTTGCCACGGCCAGATATGAGATTGCCGTGGCCAACTCCCTCGGCGTGCGGGCCTACCATTGCGGTACGGTAGCCGACATTAATACAGTAATTATGTCTGATACCTCCTCCGGCTATGCTGACCTCTCCTCGCTAGACGTGGCCGACATCGATGCTGAAGCCTTAGCTAAGGAGGCCATCGCCAAAGCCCTGCGTGGGCGGAATCCAACCACCATTCCCCCTGGGGAATATGAAGTAATTCTCGAAGAGTACGCCACGTTGGACATCCTGGATATGTTAGCCTATTGTGGCTTTAGTGCCTCGGCCATGCAGGAAGAGCGGAGCTTTATGAAGGGCAAATTTGGACAAAGGATCGTGGGAGCGAACATCTCCATCTGGGATGATGGGTTGGATAGAAGTGGCTTTCCTCTCCCCTTCGATTATGAAGGAGTGCCCAAAGGGCGGGTAGATATGATTCGGGGGGGCATCGCTCAAGCCGTTGTTTATGACTCATATACGGCAACGAAGGAGGGCAAGCGCTCCACCGGGCACGCTCTGCCGGCTCCTAATACTTGGGGACCCTATCCCATGAATATGTTTATGCAGGCTGGTGAGGCAAGCAAGGAAAATATGATCGCATCCACCCGAAAGGGGATCTGGGTGACGCGCTTCTGGTACACCCGTCCCGTACACCCTTTACAGGTGATCATCACGGGTATGACCAGGGATGGCACCTTTCTCATCGAAAATGGCGAGGTGACCCGTCCCCTCAGGAACCTGCGCTTTACCCAAAGTTACCTCGAGGCTTTGAGCAACGTCCAGATGATCGGAAAGACCACCAAGTTACAACGGGACCCTAGCGGGCTGTCCTCGGCGCGTGTACCAGCCCTGAAGATCGCCAGCTGGACCTTCCAGGATGCAACGCCCTATCTCTGA
- a CDS encoding protein kinase, whose amino-acid sequence MLGLLLNNRYRILEKIGEGGMARVYRGEDTLLERPVAIKVLREEYARDADFLARFQREARAAAGLTHPNIVAVYDVGTAGPYNYIVMEYVEGHSLKELILREAPLTSARAIDIALQILAALGFAHHKGLIHRDIKPQNVLLTTDGQVKVTDFGLARAAAASQLTETGVILGTVHYCAPEQALGKETTPASDLYAFGVVLYEMLTGKLPFDSDNALGIALKHVQEEPLPPRRLNPYLPLPLEAIILKSLRKDPSRRYGMAEEMAQDLQSYKQLGEQFTVPLAPLPGHGPATAARRSRLSPMAIALAILVLGLFLALIPSGLLLYRSYLYPRLQTGLANLIARPMPTPTPTPTAVPMATVPKLVGLTYDQAKQELARRGLDLAVKDEQYSSEYPLATIIWQSIAPETTVPPRSTIEIILSKGPATVSVPSVIDYLASGAKERLERLGLRTEIKEEWNSQVAAGVVFGQDPPANTMVKVGSLVVLRVSKGKELVRVPLVVGLPEAEARQIIEKARLRNTWPNYQGPGDVPESDLKKVPVGHVLSQTPAAGTLVEPGTTVYLAIRKP is encoded by the coding sequence ATGCTAGGGCTTCTTCTTAACAACCGCTACCGCATCCTGGAAAAGATCGGTGAGGGAGGCATGGCCCGGGTCTATCGAGGCGAGGATACCCTCCTGGAACGCCCCGTGGCCATCAAGGTACTGCGGGAAGAGTATGCTCGCGATGCGGACTTCCTCGCTCGCTTCCAACGTGAGGCCCGGGCTGCGGCTGGCTTAACTCATCCTAATATCGTCGCTGTTTACGACGTCGGAACGGCCGGCCCATACAACTATATCGTCATGGAGTACGTTGAGGGGCACAGCCTCAAGGAGCTAATCCTTAGAGAGGCGCCATTGACCAGTGCCCGCGCCATTGACATCGCCCTGCAGATCCTGGCCGCGCTTGGCTTCGCTCACCACAAGGGGCTCATCCACCGCGATATCAAGCCCCAGAACGTCCTCCTGACGACCGATGGCCAGGTCAAGGTGACCGATTTCGGTCTCGCCCGAGCGGCCGCCGCCTCTCAGTTGACGGAGACCGGCGTCATCCTCGGCACCGTGCACTACTGTGCCCCTGAGCAGGCGCTGGGCAAGGAGACGACCCCAGCCAGCGACCTTTACGCCTTCGGCGTAGTCCTCTATGAGATGCTCACAGGCAAACTGCCCTTCGATAGCGATAACGCCCTGGGCATAGCCTTAAAACACGTCCAGGAGGAGCCACTCCCACCACGCCGCTTGAACCCCTACCTTCCCCTCCCGCTAGAGGCGATCATCTTGAAGTCATTGCGTAAGGATCCCAGCCGCCGCTATGGGATGGCCGAGGAGATGGCCCAGGACCTGCAAAGCTATAAGCAGTTGGGCGAGCAATTCACCGTACCGCTGGCGCCTCTGCCTGGACACGGTCCGGCCACCGCTGCCAGACGATCTAGACTTAGCCCCATGGCCATCGCCCTGGCCATCCTGGTCCTGGGACTGTTCCTCGCCCTGATCCCCTCAGGGCTCTTGCTTTATCGCTCCTATCTGTACCCCCGCTTACAAACGGGATTAGCCAACCTCATCGCCAGACCAATGCCCACCCCCACCCCAACCCCCACTGCCGTACCCATGGCGACCGTTCCCAAACTGGTTGGCCTTACCTACGATCAAGCCAAACAGGAGCTGGCCAGGCGCGGTCTTGATCTTGCTGTCAAAGACGAGCAGTACAGCAGTGAGTACCCGCTAGCCACCATCATCTGGCAGTCCATCGCTCCTGAAACAACCGTGCCGCCGCGCAGCACCATCGAGATCATCCTCAGCAAGGGACCAGCCACGGTGAGCGTACCCAGTGTGATCGACTATCTTGCCTCAGGTGCTAAGGAGAGGCTGGAGAGGCTTGGGCTACGGACGGAGATAAAGGAGGAATGGAACAGCCAGGTAGCGGCCGGTGTAGTCTTTGGGCAGGATCCTCCAGCAAACACGATGGTGAAGGTCGGCTCGCTCGTCGTCCTCCGTGTCAGCAAAGGCAAGGAACTGGTCCGCGTGCCCCTGGTGGTTGGGCTTCCGGAGGCCGAAGCTCGTCAAATCATCGAAAAGGCACGCCTCAGAAATACCTGGCCCAATTACCAGGGACCGGGTGATGTACCGGAGAGCGACCTCAAGAAAGTGCCGGTTGGTCACGTCCTTAGCCAAACGCCAGCGGCTGGCACACTGGTCGAACCGGGCACAACGGTTTACCTGGCCATCCGCAAACCCTAA
- a CDS encoding DUF881 domain-containing protein, giving the protein MRSRSSIISLTLVCFLLGLMLAMQFHAQGKIARSAGIVTASDQAIIISNLYDSNMALRREVSDLTSQLERYERSIERSDLTIMAEELNQLRLINGLSEVSGLVTAIFISGELRAEELQDLINELRNAGAEAIAINEQRIGVRTAVVKDKIGLRVNDVSITPPYVFKAIGRPETLERALTRKGGLVGLIQAANPEMKIAVTKRTYLVLPLYRPGYEWRFARPAGRQ; this is encoded by the coding sequence ATGAGGTCCAGATCAAGTATCATCTCGCTAACTCTTGTCTGCTTCCTTCTCGGCCTCATGCTGGCGATGCAGTTTCACGCTCAGGGCAAGATCGCCCGATCTGCTGGCATAGTCACGGCCAGTGATCAGGCGATAATCATCAGCAACTTGTACGACAGCAACATGGCCCTGCGTCGGGAGGTGAGCGACCTCACCAGCCAGCTGGAGCGATATGAGCGCTCTATAGAGAGAAGTGATTTAACCATTATGGCTGAAGAGCTGAATCAGTTACGCCTGATCAATGGGTTAAGCGAGGTGAGTGGCTTAGTTACAGCGATTTTCATCTCCGGCGAGCTGCGAGCGGAGGAGCTACAGGATTTAATTAATGAGCTGCGCAATGCTGGGGCAGAGGCGATCGCCATCAATGAGCAGCGTATCGGGGTGCGCACGGCCGTAGTCAAGGATAAGATTGGTCTCCGCGTCAATGATGTCTCGATCACCCCTCCCTACGTCTTCAAGGCGATCGGTCGCCCCGAAACGTTGGAGCGAGCCCTCACCCGCAAAGGGGGCTTGGTGGGGCTCATCCAGGCAGCCAATCCGGAGATGAAAATCGCTGTAACTAAGCGAACTTATTTAGTATTACCCCTTTATCGCCCCGGTTATGAATGGAGATTTGCCAGACCGGCCGGTCGACAGTGA
- a CDS encoding oligosaccharide flippase family protein produces METSAQDSPYDLQLIRRRASLGVGAFALREGLVRFLTLASGVILARLLGPETFGLYAIAWFVVHLFSHFSDAGLVSLVGC; encoded by the coding sequence GTGGAGACGTCCGCACAGGATTCGCCGTACGATCTTCAGCTTATCCGGCGACGGGCCAGCCTCGGCGTGGGTGCGTTCGCCCTGCGCGAGGGGTTGGTTCGCTTCCTCACGCTTGCCTCCGGCGTGATCCTGGCGCGCCTCCTGGGCCCGGAAACCTTCGGTCTGTATGCTATCGCCTGGTTTGTGGTACATCTGTTCAGCCATTTCAGCGACGCTGGACTGGTATCGTTGGTGGGGTGTTGA